In Pyricularia oryzae 70-15 chromosome 2, whole genome shotgun sequence, one genomic interval encodes:
- a CDS encoding multiprotein-bridging factor 1, whose protein sequence is MADDWDTVTKIGSRVGGGGGGGPRLTTIKNKSQLNAAQRAGGIVGTEKKYGTANSSRSEAGSGQFLTKVDRSDDIVKPKTGDKELGMYIMQNREQKKLGNRLEFGKKVGINEKDLARIEKGEVPITQDQVNRIERGLEMFIRGVKKGEPKVKTFKRAADKK, encoded by the exons ATGGCCGACGACTGGGACACCGTTACCAAGATCGGAAGCAgggtcggcggcggtggtggcggcggccctCGCTTGACCACCATCAAGAACAAGAGCCAGCTTAATGCTGCTCAGCGCGCAGGCGGTATCGTGGGAACGGAGAAGAAGTACGGCACTGCCAACTCT AGCAGATCAGAGGCCGGCTCCGGACAATTCTTGACCAAGGTTGACCGATCTGACGACATTGTCAAGCCCAAGACTGGTGATAAGGAATTGGGCATGTACATAATGCAGAACCGTGAACAGAAGAAGTTGGGGAACCGGCTTGAGTTCGGAAAGAAAGTCGGCATAAACGAGAAGGATCTTGCAAGGATTGAGAAAGGCGAGGTCCCGATCACACAAGATCAGGTCAACAGGATCGAGAGGGGCTTGGAGATGTTCATCAGAGGCGTTAAGAAGGGTGAGCCAAAGGTCAAGACCTTTAAGAGGGCTGCTGATAAGAAATAG
- a CDS encoding amidohydrolase, with translation MSSTDFPIVDSHIHLYPEAELETFKWYTPDNPLGKRHSLAEYRAATGSPSNLKGFVFLETDRLNDEGRDWKLPLMEVEWLARIVDGKPRDGEGHTPEDAPLCLGIVPWAPMNLGAAKVEEYLEQAEKVAGPATWAKVKGFRYLLQDKPAASGLTEEFVESMRLLGKKGFIFDAGVDQHRRGRQQLDELVSMIDQAHDGIANEDDKVKFIINHFCKPNLEIINPADPSFIAWRAAMFTLGKCDRVYMKLSGMFSEMPESLRQRSMEEIFEAVQPWLAVVLAAFGPSRLMFASDWPVCTVGVDEEDAGGAWKKWKAVIDRLCRLASLSEEDQKMIWSGTAVKAYGIDI, from the exons ATGTCATCTACAGACTTTCCCATCGTGGACTCCCACATTCATCTCTACCCAGAGGCCGAGCTGGAAACCTTCAAGTGGTACACGCCCGACAACCCGCTCGGCAAGCGCCACTCGCTGGCCGAGTACCGCGCCGCGACCGGCTCCCCCTCCAACCTGAAGGGCTTCGTCTTTCTCGAGACAGACCGGCTCAACGATGAAGGCCGGGACTGGAAGCTCCCACTGATGGAGGTCGAGTGGCTGGCCCGCATCGTCGACGGCAAGCCTCGGGACGGCGAGGGCCACACCCCAGAGGATGCCCCCCTGTGCCTGGGCATCGTCCCCTGGGCCCCCATGAACCTCGGCGCCGCCAAGGTCGAGGAGTATCTGGAGCAAGCTGAGAAGGTGGCCGGGCCTGCTACCTGGGCCAAGGTCAAGGGTTTCCGCTACCTGCTGCAGGACAAGCCGGCGGCATCGGGCTTGACGGAGGAGTTTGTCGAGTCCATGAGGCTTCTGGGCAAAAAGGGGTTCATTTTTGATGCCGGTGTTGATCAGCATCGCCGGGGGAGACAGCAGCTGGATGAGCTCGTGTCCATGATCGACCAAGCTCATGACGGCATTGCGAATGAGGACGACAAAGTCAAATTCATTATCA ACCACTTCTGCAAACCAAACCTAGAGATCATCAACCCGGCCGACCCCAGCTTCATTGCATGGCGTGCGGCCATGTTCACCCTGGGCAAGTGTGACCGCGTCTACATGAAGCTGAGCGGTATGTTCTCCGAGATGCCCGAGTCCCTGCGCCAACGGTCTATGGAGGAGATCTTTGAGGCCGTCCAGCCCTGGCTGGCTGTTGTCCTGGCCGCCTTTGGGCCCTCGAGGCTGATGTTTGCTAGTGACTGGCCCGTGTGCACTGTCGGcgtcgacgaggaggacgccGGTGGCGCGTGGAAGAAGTGGAAGGCGGTTATCGACCGCCTCTGCCGCCTGGCTAGCCTGTCGGAGGAAGATCAGAAGATGATTTGGTCCGGGACGGCGGTCAAGGCTTACGGGATTGACATTTAG
- a CDS encoding endoplasmic reticulum vesicle protein 25 — MALPRSLLQYICSLVLLVGVSQALKFELQGMLAHYDNKMRCIRNFVAKDTLVVVTSIVSGSKGDGMVVNLNIKDAVGNEYGRAKDVVGEQRTVFTSHADAAFDVCYENILDGSKYVQTPQKTVELDVDIGADAKDWSAIQATEKLKPVETELRRIEEMVAEIVGEMDYLRVREQKLRDTNESTNTRVKWFGMLTTFLLIALWAWQIMYLRAYFRSKHLI, encoded by the exons ATGGCGCTACCACGATCACTTCTGCAGTACATCTGCAGCCTCGTCCTCCTGGTCGGCGTCTCGCAGGCCCTCAAGTTCGAGCTACAGGGCATGCTGGCACACTATGACAACAAGATGCGGTGCATACGGAACTTTGTCGCAAAGGACAccctggtggtggtgacgtCCATCGTCAGCGGGTCCAAGGGTGACGGCATGGTGGTCAACCTGAAC ATCAAGGATGCCGTTGGCAACGAATACGGAAGGGCAAAGGACGTCGTTGGAGAGCAGAGGACAGTCTTTACATCACACGCCGACGCGGCATTCGACGTGTGCTACGAGAACATCCTGGACGGAA GCAAATACGTCCAGACCCCTCAAAAAACCGTCGAGCTCGATGTCGACATTGGCGCCGACGCCAAGGACTGGTCGGCCATCCAGGCCACGGAGAAGCTCAAGCCCGTCGAGACGGAGCTTCGCAGGATCGAGGAGATGGTTGCCGAGATCGTGGGCGAGATGGACTACCTCCGCGTCCGGGAGCAGAAGCTGCGCGACACCAACGAGAGCACCAACACCAGGGTCAAGTGGTTCGGCATGCTGACCACCTTCCTGCTCATTGCTCTGTGGGCCTGGCAGATTATGTACCTGCGTGCCTACTTTAG GTCCAAGCATCTCATCTGA
- a CDS encoding BZIP transcription factor — MAETVIVSKTETKSPKRSSPSNKAEDPESKRPESNADTTTKPLAPPPRPVPAQGTPDYFNPGMGGSLSLEPNPFEQSFGAPPETPGGTKLPSVAALTSPSSLLPGSGATPFNWGGGSLRTGPLSPAMLSGPTNDYFGDTHHLRGGFPTPNESSLRTGLTPGGGGSMFPAASPSAQAFMNGGTTPSTLDFHRTALAAAAAKREAGINQTQNQAQTQPPQQQSLPATSQPEEMPNGNVKAEAKPAPGPFDPHDNDAANGLFMLAQGRNGAQAQNNYAVQQPPQAHAHAHPAPPPPAIKTSPHMNNGNGTSAGPPSATRSDRTGSVGSDDVEQSRPSTRGKPKKGTTAAPAPATNGKRKRSDAQPAKAPNTKQVKANGNGMPHFSPEPEMSDDDDDEMKLDKEGNPKGKQTDEEKRKNFLERNRVAALKCRQRKKQWLANLQSKVEMYGAENENLTAQIGQLREEVVNLKTLLLAHKDCNVTQAQGLQGQFMQQPPMDHFNAQMNPYGLAPTGMPPQPVIANGGQRRYS; from the exons ATGGCGGAAACAGTCATCGTTTCCAAGACCGAGACGAAATCGCCGAAGCGGTCGTCGCCGTCAAACAAAGCTGAAG ATCCCGAATCAAAGAGACCAGAATCAAATGCGGATACCACCACGAAACCTTTGGCCCCTCCGCCGCGACCCGTGCCTGCACAGGGAACACCCGATTATTTCAACCCCGGAATGGGTGGTTCGTTAAGCCTCGAGCCCAATCCGTTCGAACAATCTTTCGGAGCACCACCCGAAACTCCCGGAGGCACCAAGTTGCCCTCCGTCGCGGCGCTGACATCTCCATCATCACTACTTCCCGGCAGTGGTGCGACACCGTTCAACTGGGGTGGCGGCTCGCTACGCACTGGCCCGTTGAGCCCGGCAATGCTTTCGGGGCCGACGAATGATTACTTTGGGGACACACATCATCTGCGTGGCGGATTCCCCACGCCCAACGAGTCTTCGCTGAGGACAGGTTTGACGCCAGGAGGAGGCGGGTCTATGTTTCCTGCTGCTAGCCCAAGTGCTCAAGCATTTATGAACGGCGGAACGACACCAAGCACTCTCGATTTCCACCGGACAGCtctcgcggcggcggcagcgaagCGCGAGGCAGGCATTAACCAGACCCAAAACCAAGCGCAAACACAGCCACCTCAGCAGCAGTCGCTCCCTGCAACCTCGCAGCCCGAGGAAATGCCAAACGGAAACGTCAAGGCTGAAGCCAAGCCTGCACCAGGTCCTTTTGATCCACATGATAATGACGCGGCAAACGGCCTCTTTATGTTGGCTCAGGGTCGCAATGGTGCGCAGGCCCAGAACAACTACGCTGTGCAACAGCCGCCGCAAGCGCACGCCCACGCGCATCCTGCCCCGCCACCTCCTGCCATCAAGACGTCACCTCATATGAACAACGGTAATGGAACGTCAGCGGGGCCGCCTAGCGCCACAAGGAGTGACCGAACCGGCAGCGTTGGTTCGGACGATGTGGAGCAAAGCAGGCCTTCCACCCGGGGCAAACCCAAGAAGGGCacaacagcagcaccagcacctgcaacCAATGGCAAGAGGAAGCGCAGTGATGCCCAACCAGccaaagcaccaaacactAAGCAGGTCAAGGCTAATGGAAATGGCATGCCTCACTTCAGCCCTGAGCCTGAGATGTcggatgatgacgacgacgagatgAAGTTGGACAAGGAGGGCAACCCTAAGGGCAAACAGACAGACGAGGAGAAGCGCAAGAACTTTTTGGAGCGCAACAG GGTGGCTGCCCTCAAATGTCGGCAGCGCAAAAAGCAGTGGCTGGCTAATTTACAGAGCAAGGTCGAAATGTATGGCGCCGAGAACGAAAACCTTACAGCTCAAATTGGTCAGTTGCGGGAAGAAGTTGTGAACCTAAAGACATTACTCCTTGCCCACAAGGACTGCAATGTTACCCAGGCACAAGGGCTTCAGGGGCAGTTCATGCAGCAACCACCAATGGACCACTTCAACGCTCAAATGAATCCTTATGGTTTGGCTCCAACAGGAATGCCCCCGCAGCCAGTTATTGCCAACGGCGGTCAGAGGCGGTATTCATAG